The Manduca sexta isolate Smith_Timp_Sample1 chromosome 17, JHU_Msex_v1.0, whole genome shotgun sequence genome includes a window with the following:
- the LOC115442592 gene encoding MICOS complex subunit MIC10-like, protein MARGNKNEPEDDYSAKLDMCLTDGIVKTGSGVLIGALTSVLFFRRRRWPIIAGMGMGIGLAYANCEFELNSKKKNAA, encoded by the exons ATGGCGCGTGGAAATAAAAACGAACCTGAAGATGACTATTCAGCGAAATTGGACATGTGTCTAACCGACGGCATTGTAAAGAcag gcAGTGGTGTTCTCATCGGAGCTCTGACCTCAGTCTTGTTCTTCAGACGGAGGAGGTGGCCCATCATCGCCGGCATGGGTATGGGTATAGGTCTGGCCTATGCCAACTGCGAGTTTGAACTGAACTCAAAGAAGAAAAATGctgcataa